The Thermosipho melanesiensis BI429 sequence ATGTATAACACAAAAAATGTAATATATACTATAGTTTTAATTTATTTCAATCAATTTTTTATACTGTATAGTAAATATTTAATTGGTATGAAAAAACAGCACTTAGATGCATTTATAAAAGGATTTATTGTAAAAACAATTAATATAGCTTTATTTTTTATATTCTATTTTAAATTTAATAATTATACTTCAATAATTGTTTCCCAAATCCTCTCGTTTTTAATACCGATATATTTATTATTAAAAGATATTATAAAAATAAAAATTGATATCCATGATTTTATTTATATTATTAAAAATTCTTGGCAGTTTTACTTATTAACCATTACATATTCATTGTATAATAATGTATCAAAATATTTACAAAAAGTATATGTTTCTAATGAATTTGTTGGATACTTATCCTTAGGATTAACTTTAAGTACTATAGGAGTATTATTAGGCGGGGTTTTGGCGAATTTAGCGATGCCAGAATTTGCACAATATTGGAAGAATAAGAATTTTATTAAATTAAAAGAATTATTTCAAAAGGTTTCAAGATATAATACGTATATAATGTTACCAATAGTGATTTTTATAATATCAAATTTAGATATATTATTAAAATTATTGGGGGAAGATTATAAAAAAGGAAATTTTATTATTTCTATATTAGTAATAGCTTCTTTTTTTAATTCCTTTGTTGGCCCAAATGGCACGCTATTAAATATGTCTGATAAGCAAAAATTTGAAATTATAAACGGTTTATCAACAATAATAATTGGTTTTGTTTTAGGAATAATATTAGGTCCTCGGTATAAATGGGGAATTGCAATTTCAATAGCTTTTACGACAGTTTTTGTTAATGTATTAAAATTTATTGAAGTGGTAATGATATATAAGATATATCCTTACAATTCAAAAACATTATTATGCATATTTTTATCAGGCATTATTTCAATATTAGCATTTAGTGTTACGAAAAACATAGACAATATAATTATATGGTTTTTAGTAAACTCTTTTGTCATAATTTTATTAATTGTGATAACATTTGTTTTTTCTCCTATTACAGAAGATAGAGAAATAATAAAAAAAATAATGAAAACTTTTGGGAGGTTGAAATAATGAAAACAGTCATAACTTATGGTACATTTGATTTATTTCATATTGGTCATTTAAGATTGTTACAAAGAGCAAAAAAGTTAGGAGATAAATTAATTGTTGCTGTTTCTACAGACGAGTTTAATTTAAAAAAAGGAAAAAAGGCTATTATTCCGTATGAGCAAAGGGCCGAAATAGTGAAAAATATTAAAAGTGTAGATTTGGTTATTCCTGAAAATAGTTGGGAACAAAAAGTAGAAGACATAAAAAAATATAATGTTGATATATTTGTAATGGGAGAAGATTGGAAGGGTAGATTTGATTATTTGAAAGATTATTGCGAGGTTATATATTTACCTCGAACCCAAGGAATTTCATCAACTGAAATAAGAAATATTTTGCAATATATGTCAGAATTATCAATAACTGATTTAAAAAAAGCTTTAGATATTCTAGGTAAAATAGATTTTGAAGAATTAAGAGAGGCCCTTAATATTCTTGAACAGCTAAGAAAAGACTTATGTTAGGGAAAGTAGTAAAAGCAATAACGTTAAATAGATTTTTTAAAATAATGTTTATAGCAAAGAAAGAGAATAAGTAAAAAATGTACAATATACTAAGAAATAGTAATTTTTTAAATAGTTATATGTGGAAAAAATTATGAGGTAAAATGGAAAAATGTAGTTAATCGAAAGATTTATATAGAGAATTTTTACAAATGAACTTCAAGAAGAGCTTCAGTTTTGATTGAAAAAATGCTAATTTAATCATTAAGGTTAAAGTTATATTTTGGCTAAAAACAATGATATTTATTGAATCAAATGTTTCAGTAATTATAGGTGATGATACATATGTTACTGTAAATACTTAGATAGTATCTGCGAATAAAATAGAAATAGATTTAGAATGCATAATATAGTGAGATGTTCAATTGATAGATACGGATTTCCATGTTACGTCAATTGAGCCAGAAGATATTAGGATAGATAATATCAAAAATCCAGGTCCAAAGCTTTTAAAAGAATATTTAAAATATGTAAAAGCAGTTTCGTTAAATGATAAAAAAGGAGCAGAAGAAATTCTATATTCACTTTCAAATATAAGTTCAAAGGATGAGTTAATATTTGAAAGTGATTTTGAGGAAGAAGTATATGAAAAGCTTAGTCAAAGTAAAATAATAAAAGAAGGAAACTTAGAACTTCATACACAAGTTAGTTCATCTGGTTATAGAATTGATATAGGAGTGTATGCTCCTATACAATCAAAGTATATACTTGGAATAGAATGTGATGGTGCTTTATATCATAGTTCAAAATCAGCAAGAGAAAGAGATATACATAGGCAAAAATTTTTAGAATCAAGAGGTTGGAAGATAGTAAGGATATGGAGTAGGGATTGGTGGAGTAATCCTGAAAAAGAAATTGAAAAAATTGAAAGTATTCTAGAAAAAATGAATTATGAATTAAACCAGTATAATGATGAAAAAATTACTGAAGAACTGCTTACAAATGATTGATGGAAATAACAAAAAAAACTATTAAGTCTAGAATTTTTTACGTATGCATGTAAATTTAAGTTGGCGTAAAATTATATAAAAAGTTAAAAACGAACCATATTATTTAGGTTGTTATGTGAAAAAAATGGTAAAAACAGGTTTTAAAATATAACTGCAGTAAACCATATTATTTAAAAGGAACTTTTGATATATATCTGATAATGTTTTCCTTAGCAAAGGTTGTAAGGTTATAAAAATGTAAATTTTTCTTCCTGTCTTTTTTCCTTTCTTTTTAAGGCATTTTGTAAGTTTAAGTTGATAAGCCAGGCTTTTTTGTGTAACAATTGCTATACAAATGTATACATTATTGTTAAATCTGCGGACTTGTGTAGATATATTTATATGTACGTAGCCGGCAGCGTGCAAAAATAAAAATCAGGAGGGATGAGTATGAAAAAGCTTTCTGTTAAATGGCTTGCAGGAACAGATGCAAATGGAGAGCCTGTTTTTAAAAGGCAAACATTAAAAGTGGAGGATAGTGTTGATGTTACAAAGGCAAATGCTATTGCTCAGATACTTGACAGGTATACAAATTATACTATAGATAGCGTTCAATTGATAAGCTATGAAAATGTTATTTAGTGAAACTGGTAAGAATATCTAATGTTAGAAAAATAAGATCGCTTGTTGTGCCCATGATGGCGAAGGATTTTAAGGAGGGATAAAGATGAAAAGGTTGAGTTTGGTTTATAGAAATGCATCTGAAGGGAAAACTTTAAGAGTTAATCTTTCTGATCCAATAGATAATATAAATACAACGGAATTAGAGCAAGATGCACAGAGTTTAATAGATAATGGGCTTGTTCCAGCAGGATATGTATTTGATGAAGCACGTGTTGTTGAAACAAACACAAATGTTGTTATTGATTTAATTCAGTAAGTAGGTGAATTGTATGCTGTGGGATATAGTAAAGCTCTTTATGGAGCTTGTGGAAAGACCAGGTGAAGGAGAAAACAAGAAAAAAGAAGTAATCGATTTAATAGATGAAATATTTGATGATTTAAACATTAATTTACCAAGAGAATTGCTTTATTCATTTTTATCTCCAGCAATAGATTATCTGGCAAAAGTGTTATACTAAATGTTGTTGACATAAAATAATTGAAAGTTGTTATAGGAAGCAGGAGGGGGACTCCCTCCTGTTTTTCAAATGTTTATGGTATACTAATGTATATATCACGCGTTTTTGTTAGGGGGGATTTTAAGGTGAGTGTATATGATGATTACAAAAAAGATGTTGAAATGATTACGGGGAGATATTATAAAAGGTATGGTTATAAATGTGAATCTTATGAAGATTTGAAACAAACAATATGGTATATTTTGCTTCATGCTGTAGAAAAATTTGATGGAAGAGGAGAAGAGAAAAAATTTGTACTTAGCTTTGTGAAAAATAAATTGATATCAGTTGTTAGATATAATAGAAAGCCTCCTTATTGCAGGGATAGACCATTTACACCGTTAAGAATGGAGTATGTTTCAGGAGATGATGAAAAATGCGAAGCTTTTAGGGAAATACAGGGAGAGTATGTTATTTAGCAAAAATTGTTGAATTTGGCGGGGGGATAAGATTCTTTGCCTGGCTCAGGATGAGAAAGGGGAGAAGGTCATTTTGAGGAGTGAAGCAAAAAAGAATCTTGTTGATTTTAAAAACAAGTTTTATATATATTTTGCAAAAGTTGGTAAAATGTGTTATTAATTAATTTGAGGGATTTAACTGATTTGAAACTATGAATTAAAAATTTGGGGGTGCTATTGTGGCAATTCTTGTTGCAGGTGGAGCAGGATATATTGGGTCTCATGTGTGTAAGATGTTGCATAGCAAAGGGTATAAGGTTATTGTTTATGACAATCTTTCCCATGGATACAAAGAATTTGCTAAATGGGGCGAATTTATTCCTGGTGATATAAGCGATGTAGAGCTTTTAGATAATATTTTTAAGCATTATCATATAGATGCTGTTATGCATTTTTGCGCGTATATTGAAGTTGGAGAGTCAGTTGTTGATCCACAAAAATATTATGAAAATAACGTTGGAAATACAATAAAACTTTTAAAGGTAATGAGAAAAAATAATATAGATAAGTTTATTTTTTCTTCCACAGCTGCTGTTTATGGAATGCCAGAGAAAGTTCCAATAAAAGAAGATGATAAAAAAGATCCTATAAATCCATATGGCAAAAGTAAATGGATGGTGGAACAAATGTTGGAAGATTATGACAAAGCATATGGGCTGAAAAGTATAAGATTCAGGTATTTTAATGCTGCAGGGGCAGATGAAGAGGGTGAAATAGGGGAAGCTCATAAACCAGAAACACATTTGATACCACTTATTCTTGATGCTGCTATTGGGAGAAGGGATAGTATAAAAATATTTGGCACAAATTATGATACAAAAGATGGAACGTGTATAAGAGATTTTGTCCATGTAAATGATTTAGCAGATGCACACATAAAAGGATTGGAATATTTGCTTGATGGAGGAAAAACAGATTACTTTAATTTAGGAAGTGGGGAAGGTTACTCTGTTTATGAAGTGATAGAAGCAGTGAAAAGGGTTACTAAAAAGAATTTTAAGGTGGTTGAAACAGACAGAAGACCAGGAGATCCTGCGTATTTAATAGCAGATAGTACAAAAGCAAAAGAAAAGCTTGGGTGGGAAGTTAAATATTCACTGGATGAAATCATATTAACAGCCTGGAATTGGCACAGGAATATGTAAAAATAATTGGTTATGTCAAGGGGCGACGAAAAGTTTCCACTTTTCTGTCATTCTGAGTGCAAAACACGAATAATCTTGACTGATACTTAATTATTGAAGATTACAAAAAGTTTTTTTGTAAATACTTACGATACAGGCAAAAACCACAGTTTTTCTGTGGTTTTGTTTTTTATAGTTGAATGTGATACAATCTATTTGTTATATGACTATGACGTTACATTTGAGTTGAAGTATTTTGATAATATAAGTGTAGGTTTTTCAAAGGTATAAAGTATAAGGATGTGAATAGGGGGGAGAAAATAGAAAAAGTTACATATAAAGGGGGATAGGGGATGAGTAAAATTATTATTTTAAGCGATTTACATATCGGCGATATGTCTGATGCCGATGATTTTTATACCTCAGGAAATTTTGAAAAGTTTATATCATTTCTTGAATATATAAAAGATGATGAAGAAGTTGAAAAAATTGTTGTTGCAGGAGATTTTTTTGAGCTATGGCAATGTAAAGTGGAAAAGATTTTACAAATGTATGTTGATTTATGGAAAATTTTTCTTAAATTAAAAGAAACAAAAAAAGAGATAATATATATACCAGGAAACCATGACTCCCTTCCTTTTGCAAAGCTTGTCTATAAGGCAACACCATTTCCTTTTGGCCCTATACAGTTAACAGATAAATACGATGTTGATGAAGAAAAGAAGTTGATATTCCCATATTTTTCTGTAAATAACCTTTGGATTGAACATGGGCATAGATTTGATAAATATAACAGAGATGTTTCAACACTTGCAGGTGGCTTTCAAGGTGTACTTGGAAGATTTATAGGTAAGGCAATAGGAGTTATTGAAAGGATGGGGGCAAAGGATATAGATGAACAACTTGAAAGTTTAATGGATGTAATAAAAGGTGCATGGAAAAAATTAAAAGATAAGTTTTCATCACCGTTTTACAAAATAGCTGGAAATCTTCAGTCATATGTAACACCTGCAAGTAAAGATTATAGAGGAAACTTTAAAGAATACGATGAAGAAGGTTCAATATTTTTGGGGGAAAAGTTAATTGATAAAGGATATGAAAAGGTATTTGTTGTATTAGGACATACACATAAACCGAAAGTAGTTCAAATTGACGAAAAAATCATTTATGCAAATTCCGGAAGTTGGGTTGGAAAAGAGCCAACTTTTTGTGTGTTTGATAGTAAAGAGCAAAGTGTGTCACTTTGTAAGTGGGATGATGGCAAAGCAATACTACTTGGTAAAAAGACGTTTAATTAAATTAGAAAGATTGTTATAAAAAGGAAGTGGAAAATATGTCTAAACAATTTGAAATTTTAGAGAAAATGATTGAAACATTTGAAGATTCAATCTTTAAAAAATATTTGTTGAGTCTAAGGAAAGAAGAATTTGGAATAAGCGAAAGAAGAGATTATTTAAGAAGCAAATATGATGAAATTGTAGATTTTTATAAAGCCCATGAAAAGGGTAAAAAATATGAAAATAAAAACGGTTAAAATTAATGGCATAAGAGGTTTTCAGTATCATGAAGCTCCTCATGTTATTAGTTTAGATTGTAACCATTTCTTTTTGTTTGGAGAAAATGGGACTGGAAAATTTAGTTTTTTTGATGCCCTTGAATGGGGATTAACTGGTGATGTGAATGAAACAAGAGTAAGAAAAGTGGGCAGCAAACAAGAATACTTGCGAAATAAATTTTGCTTGCCTGGTGATGAACCTTACGTTGAAGTTAAATATAAAAACAATAGTAAAGAAGCAACTTGCAAGAGAATTTTGGGAAGACAGAATGATTGTGAAATAATTGAAGGGATTGAAAACAATTTTATTGATTCTAAACGAATAGAAGAATTTGTTATTGACACAAAACAATCATTGTGGAATAGATTTGCAAGGTTACTTGGATTTGATAGTTTGATAAAATTTGAAGAACAATTGAAACGGCTTAGAAATAAAGCAAAAAATGAATATGAAAGTATTAAAGAAAAGTTAAATGAAAAAAGAAAACAAATAAGAGATATAGAAGAAGAAATTAAAAATTTAGAATTAAGATTAAAAAAAGAGTTAGGGGAAAATTGGAAAAGCCAGTTGGTGGATAAAGATAAACAAGGTTTATTGGAAACGCTAAACAAGCTGAGGGAAAAAGAAGAGGCTTTAAAAAATTTTGAAAAAACATTTATTGAAAAAAACAACCTAAAAACTCAGTTGAATAATATTGAAAGTACAAAAGAAATGTTAAAAATTTCAACAAATGAAATACAAATTTCAAGGGTAATTAATGAAGCGCTCAATTATTTTTATCAAAAAGAAGATATTAATAAGTGTCCAGTTTGTGGCCAGCCAATTGTTTATAAACAAGTACTAAAACGGTTAGAGACTTTAAAAAAAGATTTAGATAAAATAATTTCTTTAGATAATCAAAAAGAAATTTTGAATAAAAAGTTATCAGATTTAGATTTAAAAGAAAATGAATTAAAGAAAAAACTTCAAAAATACTATAAGGACATGAGCATATTTGAAAATTCAGAAAAATCGAATTTTATAAAGTATGAAATAGGGCCAACATCAATAGAAGTTAGGAAGTTAGAAAAACAAATATTCTTATTGGAAGAAAAAGGAAGGTACATGAAAAGCATCGATGATTTAGAAAAACAGGAAGAAGATTTAAAGCAATTAAAAAATCAACACTATCTGAAAAAGAAAATATATGAAGATATAGATAAATTTTATACTTTATATTTAACAAAATATGGGAAGACTATTCAAGAGGAATTAGAAAGAATAAGCAAAAGTGAAGTTACAAATGTATACAATGAAATTACCCAGGCGAAAAATCAATTTATTGAATACATTGAAATTAAGCCAAACATAGAAAATCATGAAATAACTTTTAAACTAAAGATTAGGGGTAAAGAAGAATTAGTCGATGCAATAACTTTTTTAAGCACAGGGCATTTAAGATGCTTAGGTTTTGCACTTTTGATTGCAAGAGTTAAATTAAATTCAAGTAATGTAAATTTTATAGCAATTGATGACCCAATTTATTCAGTAGACCATGAAAGAAGATATTTTTTAATAAAGTATTTAAGAAAGTTAGCAAATGAAGGCTATCAACTTATTATTACAACTTCTGATAGAACTTTTTTTGATATTATTAGGCATCAATTTAATGGAAACTCTTTTAATGCATACAAAGCTTTTTTGGATGATTACACTGGTTTGGGAACTCAAGAGGCAATTTTGGGTTCAGTAAAAATAAAAGGTTGGCCAAATAATTATATTGAAAAAGCTGAAGAGCATTTGGAAAATAAGGATTTGAGAGCTGCAGCGTTATATTCTAGGTTAGCTTTAGAAACTGTATTTAGTATGGCAGCGAAAAAAATTAAGCTTGAAGTACCTTATGATGAAGTTGAAAAGATAGGAATAAAAGGTTTTAAAGACGCAGGTTTAAAGAAAAAATTAGAAAAAGTATATTGTGACAAATTAAAGGAAATTGACCGTCAATTTCAAAGATTAAGTGACAATAGATATTTTGGGCATTTGTTGAATAGTTTTCCACTTAGTCAGGAAGTTCATTTTCCACACGATTCAAGAATAAGTTATGGTTATGATGAAATAAGAGATTTAATAGATATTTTGAAAGATTTTACGGACTTTCTTTTAAATTTGATTAATGGAAATAAAAGAAGTAGAACAAACTGTTAATCTATGAGTTTTCCTATACAATGCAAAATATAGATTGAATTTGTTAATTTCAAATAGTTTTTAATGGTTTTAAATTATTTTGCGGGAGGTGGTAATTGTGGAAGAAACAATTTGTAAAGCAATTAAGGAGAGAAAAATAATCAAATTTTATTATAAAGGTTATTTAAGAATTGTTGAACCCTATGCATATGGTGTTCATAAAAGTACATATAACAAAATTCTTAGAGCTTTTCAAATAGCTGGTGGAAGTTCATCGGGGGAAGTAGTAGATTGGAAACTTTTTGTTGTTGATGAAATATCTCTTCTTACTATTACAAATGAACAATTTAGTGTTAGACCAGAATATACGCTAAATGATTCGGCGATGGGGCAAATTATTTGTCAGGTTTTATTAGGATAAATTGATGAATGTAGAATTAACTTGCTATTTCATAAATTTTCAAACGAAAGAATAGGGAAAAATTATTACAGAGGTGAATAAAATGAAAATAGCTAAAGTGATTTTAGAGAATTTTAGAGCATTTTATGGACGTAATGAAATACCTATTGAAGATTTTACAGTTTTTATTGGACGTAATGATCAGGGAAAGTCTACGATTTTAGAAGCTATTGACATTTTTATAAACGATGGGAAAGGGGTAACAAAAATAGAGGAAAATGATTTAAACATTAAAGCAAAAAATGAAGGAAATGAAATTTTTAAAATAGGTGTTTGTTTTAAAGATTTACCTGAAAATATTGTTATCGATGCTACAAATACTACAACTCTTCAAAATGAGTATTTACTAAGCAAAGAAGGTTTTCTTGAAATTTATAAAGTCTTTAAAAATGGGAAATTACAAAATAAGGAGACATATATAAGATGTATGCATCCGGCAAATGATAGTTTTTTAGAAGGCCTTTTAAAGAAAAAGATTACTGAATTGCAAAATTTTGTAAGAGAGAAAGGGCCAGATTGTTTGGATCTTAGAAAAAGTGCTGAACTGCGAAAATGTATAAGAGATTATTATAAAAGTAAGGATGGCGATCTAGTGTTAAAAGAAATTGATTTAAAAATAAACGAAGAAGGAATGAAGGATATATGGCTGCAGTTAGAAAAGTGTTTGCCTATTTTTTCTTTATTTCACTCTGATAGGCCAAATACTGAACAAGATAGTGAAATACAAGATCCGTTAAAAACTAAGGTAGATGAGATATTTAAAAGAGAGGATATTCAAAATAAATTGGAAGAAATTGCTAAAGAAATTGATGAAGAATTAAAAAAGATTGCTAATGCTACTGTGGAAAAATTCAGAGAATTAAGCCAACAGGATACAGAAATAAAACCCAATATACCAGAGGTTGGGAAGTTAAGATGGAAAGATGTTTACAAAGGAATAGGTTACAATACTGATAACGATATACCACTTAATAAGCGAGGAAGTGGATTAAGGCGTTTAGTGCTTGTTAGTTCCTTTTTGGCCGAAATTAAAGCTCAAAATGAATCAGAAGATAATTTAAATGTAATTTATGCGATTGAAGAACCTGAAACTGGTTTGCATCCAGAAATGCAGAAAACATTGATTAATAATCTAATTAAGCTTTCTAAAAATGGCAAACATCAGATATTAATTACAACACATAGTCCTGCTTTAATAAGATTTTTTGAAACAGATAGTGTGAGATATGTTGAGCAAGAAAATGGCAAAGCAAAAGTTTATCTTTTCGATGAAAATATAGGAGGCAAAATAGTTAAAGAACTTGGATTATTGCCTAACATTGGAAAAGTTGTAATATGTGTTGAAGGTACAAATGATAAGAATTTTTTAATGAACATAAACCAAAATATACCTGAACTAATGGAAATTATAGATTTGAAAGAGAAAATTGAAAGTGGATTAATTTCAATAATTCCAATGCAGGGAAGCAATTTAAATGAATGGATAGATTGTTATGCTTTAAAAAACACAAATGTTGTAGAATTTCATTTGTATGATCGCGATTGTGATGAGAAATATAAAAAAGCTGTTGAAGAAGTGAATCAACGTAAAGACGGTTCTTATGGAGTATTAACCACAAAAAGAGAGATTGAAAACTATATTCCAAGAAGACTTATTGAAGGAAGTTTAAATATAAAAATAGAATTGGACGACTGGGACAATATAGATATTCCAAAAAAAGTTAAAGAAAAAGTGACCAGATTTAGTGATGAAAAAGATGTAAAGAATTATTTGTGTGGCTCATTGTCTAAAAAAATTACAAAAAAAGATTTGGAAGATTTGAATGCTTGGGATGAAGTAAAAAGCTGGTTTGAAAAGATAAAAGAGCTTTGTTCAAAAAGTTTTGACCATTAATCAGCGGGCTCAGATGATTTTATTAATCATATATTTTTGATGTGGCACCATGGATTAAGAAGCTTTAGCTAATTTTCGTAAGCGTAAAGATATTAAGAGTTGCATCTTACTTTTTTAGTAATCCGGGGGGAAAAGGGGATTCAAGGGTGAAAAATGGTCATATAGAGTATTTAAAATCGTTATTGACAAATGTTGACATAAAAGGATATTTAAGACATAGGGAAAGTTCAACCCTTGAGTTTAAAGAAAAGTTTGGATTTGGGAGCATAGAGCATTATGCTAAAACAATGGCTGCATTTGCCAATAACAAAGGCGGGTATATAATTTTTGGTATAAAAGACAGTCCAAGGTTGCTAGTAGGAATAAATCGGAAAAAATTCAATGAAATTAGTCAAGAAAAACTTACTGGTTTTTTAATTGAATATTTTTCGCCTGAAATAAAATGGGAAATGGGTATTGTGGATATTGGAGAAAAATCCTTTGGTTATATATTTGTTAATGAGTCTTTAGAAAAACCGGTGATTTGCAGAAAAGCTAAGGAAAAGTTGAAGTCTGGAGAGATTTATTATCGGTATAGAGGTCAAACAAGAAAAATAGAATTTTCTGAGTTAAGAAAAATTATAGAAGAATACAGAGAAAGAGAAAGACAATATTGGATGAAGCTTATTGAAAGAATAGCAAAAATTGGTCCAACAAATATTGCATTAGTGGATTTATTAAATGGAAGTATTGAAACTACTAGAATATCAGGCAAGCAACTTGTCATAGATAAGTCGCTTTTAAATGAGTTAGCAGAAAAAATTAATTTTATTGAAAAAGGTCATTTTGTTGAAACTAGCGGTGAAACCGCATTAAAAGTTGTAGGGGAAA is a genomic window containing:
- a CDS encoding ATP-binding protein → MKIAKVILENFRAFYGRNEIPIEDFTVFIGRNDQGKSTILEAIDIFINDGKGVTKIEENDLNIKAKNEGNEIFKIGVCFKDLPENIVIDATNTTTLQNEYLLSKEGFLEIYKVFKNGKLQNKETYIRCMHPANDSFLEGLLKKKITELQNFVREKGPDCLDLRKSAELRKCIRDYYKSKDGDLVLKEIDLKINEEGMKDIWLQLEKCLPIFSLFHSDRPNTEQDSEIQDPLKTKVDEIFKREDIQNKLEEIAKEIDEELKKIANATVEKFRELSQQDTEIKPNIPEVGKLRWKDVYKGIGYNTDNDIPLNKRGSGLRRLVLVSSFLAEIKAQNESEDNLNVIYAIEEPETGLHPEMQKTLINNLIKLSKNGKHQILITTHSPALIRFFETDSVRYVEQENGKAKVYLFDENIGGKIVKELGLLPNIGKVVICVEGTNDKNFLMNINQNIPELMEIIDLKEKIESGLISIIPMQGSNLNEWIDCYALKNTNVVEFHLYDRDCDEKYKKAVEEVNQRKDGSYGVLTTKREIENYIPRRLIEGSLNIKIELDDWDNIDIPKKVKEKVTRFSDEKDVKNYLCGSLSKKITKKDLEDLNAWDEVKSWFEKIKELCSKSFDH
- a CDS encoding sigma factor; this translates as MSVYDDYKKDVEMITGRYYKRYGYKCESYEDLKQTIWYILLHAVEKFDGRGEEKKFVLSFVKNKLISVVRYNRKPPYCRDRPFTPLRMEYVSGDDEKCEAFREIQGEYVI
- a CDS encoding DUF2922 domain-containing protein, which gives rise to MKRLSLVYRNASEGKTLRVNLSDPIDNINTTELEQDAQSLIDNGLVPAGYVFDEARVVETNTNVVIDLIQ
- a CDS encoding AAA family ATPase, with amino-acid sequence MKIKTVKINGIRGFQYHEAPHVISLDCNHFFLFGENGTGKFSFFDALEWGLTGDVNETRVRKVGSKQEYLRNKFCLPGDEPYVEVKYKNNSKEATCKRILGRQNDCEIIEGIENNFIDSKRIEEFVIDTKQSLWNRFARLLGFDSLIKFEEQLKRLRNKAKNEYESIKEKLNEKRKQIRDIEEEIKNLELRLKKELGENWKSQLVDKDKQGLLETLNKLREKEEALKNFEKTFIEKNNLKTQLNNIESTKEMLKISTNEIQISRVINEALNYFYQKEDINKCPVCGQPIVYKQVLKRLETLKKDLDKIISLDNQKEILNKKLSDLDLKENELKKKLQKYYKDMSIFENSEKSNFIKYEIGPTSIEVRKLEKQIFLLEEKGRYMKSIDDLEKQEEDLKQLKNQHYLKKKIYEDIDKFYTLYLTKYGKTIQEELERISKSEVTNVYNEITQAKNQFIEYIEIKPNIENHEITFKLKIRGKEELVDAITFLSTGHLRCLGFALLIARVKLNSSNVNFIAIDDPIYSVDHERRYFLIKYLRKLANEGYQLIITTSDRTFFDIIRHQFNGNSFNAYKAFLDDYTGLGTQEAILGSVKIKGWPNNYIEKAEEHLENKDLRAAALYSRLALETVFSMAAKKIKLEVPYDEVEKIGIKGFKDAGLKKKLEKVYCDKLKEIDRQFQRLSDNRYFGHLLNSFPLSQEVHFPHDSRISYGYDEIRDLIDILKDFTDFLLNLINGNKRSRTNC
- a CDS encoding lipopolysaccharide biosynthesis protein, with the protein product MAAIVKRGIKTFSWTLFGSGIGFVFQILAAKLLGAVEYGRANVIIGLSLSFVTILNFGFTWLIVKELATKPNKKNEILSKFFYTYTFLDILTLPIVFLVIYKLLIKVNMYNTKNVIYTIVLIYFNQFFILYSKYLIGMKKQHLDAFIKGFIVKTINIALFFIFYFKFNNYTSIIVSQILSFLIPIYLLLKDIIKIKIDIHDFIYIIKNSWQFYLLTITYSLYNNVSKYLQKVYVSNEFVGYLSLGLTLSTIGVLLGGVLANLAMPEFAQYWKNKNFIKLKELFQKVSRYNTYIMLPIVIFIISNLDILLKLLGEDYKKGNFIISILVIASFFNSFVGPNGTLLNMSDKQKFEIINGLSTIIIGFVLGIILGPRYKWGIAISIAFTTVFVNVLKFIEVVMIYKIYPYNSKTLLCIFLSGIISILAFSVTKNIDNIIIWFLVNSFVIILLIVITFVFSPITEDREIIKKIMKTFGRLK
- a CDS encoding metallophosphoesterase, producing the protein MSKIIILSDLHIGDMSDADDFYTSGNFEKFISFLEYIKDDEEVEKIVVAGDFFELWQCKVEKILQMYVDLWKIFLKLKETKKEIIYIPGNHDSLPFAKLVYKATPFPFGPIQLTDKYDVDEEKKLIFPYFSVNNLWIEHGHRFDKYNRDVSTLAGGFQGVLGRFIGKAIGVIERMGAKDIDEQLESLMDVIKGAWKKLKDKFSSPFYKIAGNLQSYVTPASKDYRGNFKEYDEEGSIFLGEKLIDKGYEKVFVVLGHTHKPKVVQIDEKIIYANSGSWVGKEPTFCVFDSKEQSVSLCKWDDGKAILLGKKTFN
- the tagD gene encoding glycerol-3-phosphate cytidylyltransferase; the encoded protein is MKTVITYGTFDLFHIGHLRLLQRAKKLGDKLIVAVSTDEFNLKKGKKAIIPYEQRAEIVKNIKSVDLVIPENSWEQKVEDIKKYNVDIFVMGEDWKGRFDYLKDYCEVIYLPRTQGISSTEIRNILQYMSELSITDLKKALDILGKIDFEELREALNILEQLRKDLC
- the galE gene encoding UDP-glucose 4-epimerase GalE, with product MAILVAGGAGYIGSHVCKMLHSKGYKVIVYDNLSHGYKEFAKWGEFIPGDISDVELLDNIFKHYHIDAVMHFCAYIEVGESVVDPQKYYENNVGNTIKLLKVMRKNNIDKFIFSSTAAVYGMPEKVPIKEDDKKDPINPYGKSKWMVEQMLEDYDKAYGLKSIRFRYFNAAGADEEGEIGEAHKPETHLIPLILDAAIGRRDSIKIFGTNYDTKDGTCIRDFVHVNDLADAHIKGLEYLLDGGKTDYFNLGSGEGYSVYEVIEAVKRVTKKNFKVVETDRRPGDPAYLIADSTKAKEKLGWEVKYSLDEIILTAWNWHRNM
- a CDS encoding DUF559 domain-containing protein; this encodes MIDTDFHVTSIEPEDIRIDNIKNPGPKLLKEYLKYVKAVSLNDKKGAEEILYSLSNISSKDELIFESDFEEEVYEKLSQSKIIKEGNLELHTQVSSSGYRIDIGVYAPIQSKYILGIECDGALYHSSKSARERDIHRQKFLESRGWKIVRIWSRDWWSNPEKEIEKIESILEKMNYELNQYNDEKITEELLTND